The stretch of DNA CCCCGCCTACACGATGGGGCGCGCCGCCGAGATGACCGGCACCACCCCAGGCTTCCTACGCGCCCTGGGCGAGCAGGGCCTCATCACTCCGCTACGCTCCGGCGGCGGCCACCGCCGCTTCTCCCGCTACCAGCTGCGGATCGCGATGCGCGCCCGCGACCTCGTCGACCAGGGCACCGCCATCGACGCGGCCTGCCGGATCGTCATCCTCGAGGACCAGCTCGAGGAAGCCCTGCGCATCAACGAACAACTGCGCCGCTCGCAGGCCGGCCCGGAATCCGCAGCCGACACCTGATCCGACGACCTCCCCCCGCCTCGTGGACAGGCCCGCGGTGAGCGCCAGTGCTCGCCGCGGTCTGCCGAGCGCGGGCGGGCCGAGGCGGCGCGGAGTCCCGAGCG from Kitasatospora sp. MMS16-BH015 encodes:
- a CDS encoding MerR family transcriptional regulator — encoded protein: MGRAAEMTGTTPGFLRALGEQGLITPLRSGGGHRRFSRYQLRIAMRARDLVDQGTAIDAACRIVILEDQLEEALRINEQLRRSQAGPESAADT